In a single window of the Limnochorda sp. L945t genome:
- a CDS encoding DUF421 domain-containing protein, whose product MPQHAWLHPLSLAAKTFFFYILLLVVVRVMGKREIGTLSPWDLVLTIMLAELAALPIENSNVSVVEGAVPIFTLLVTQLLMSWASLKSTTARNIIAGTPSIVVKDGRIVEQELRRLRYGVDDLMEQLRQKNLPNISDVEVAILETNGQLSVIPKSQKRPVRPSDLGISTSYEGLPIPLINDGRIDYRALAAAGLDITWLKKSLEQRGIHDPKEVLYASLDSEGQLFVQEREPPGG is encoded by the coding sequence TTGCCACAGCACGCCTGGCTGCATCCTCTGTCGCTGGCGGCCAAGACCTTCTTCTTCTACATCTTGTTGCTGGTCGTCGTCCGGGTCATGGGGAAGCGGGAGATCGGGACGCTTTCTCCGTGGGATCTCGTGCTCACCATCATGCTGGCAGAGCTGGCAGCGCTGCCCATCGAAAACTCCAACGTGTCGGTGGTGGAGGGTGCCGTTCCCATCTTCACGCTGCTCGTCACGCAGCTGCTGATGTCGTGGGCGTCCCTGAAGAGCACCACCGCCCGCAACATCATCGCCGGCACCCCCAGCATCGTCGTGAAGGACGGCCGCATCGTCGAGCAGGAACTGCGCCGGCTGCGCTACGGCGTCGACGACCTCATGGAGCAGCTGCGCCAGAAAAACCTGCCCAACATCAGCGACGTGGAGGTGGCCATCCTCGAGACCAACGGCCAGCTCAGCGTCATCCCCAAATCGCAAAAGCGGCCGGTACGCCCGTCCGACCTGGGGATCTCCACGTCGTACGAGGGGCTGCCCATCCCGCTCATCAACGACGGCCGCATCGACTACCGGGCGCTGGCGGCGGCGGGGCTCGACATCACGTGGCTCAAGAAGAGCCTCGAGCAACGGGGCATCCACGACCCCAAGGAGGTCCTGTACGCCTCGCTGGACTCCGAGGGCCAGCTGTTCGTCCAGGAACGGGAGCCCCCCGGTGGGTGA